Genomic window (Streptomyces sp. NBC_00078):
ACAGGGCCCGTCCCCGCCGCTCCGGTGGCCGGTGCCTGGCAGCGGCTGCTGTCCGCCGGCGGTCGGCTGCGCGTCGACAAGCTCGCCGCCGACGCCGGTGTCAGCGAGCGGCACCTGCGTAACCGCTTCCGCGCCGAGATCGGTCTCACCCCCAAGGCGGCCGCCCGCGTCATCCGCTTCGACCTGGCACGACGGCGTCTGGCGAGCCGCCCCTGCCGGCCCGACCTCGCGGGCCTGGCCGCCGACTGCGGCTACGCGGACCAGTCGCACCTCGACCGCGAGTTCGCGGCGCTCGCCTCCTGCTCGCCGAGCGACTGGCTGGCGCAGGAGTTCCGAAACATCCAATCCGGGCACGTCCCGCCCGCGTGACGCTGGTGATGCCGGCCGGCCACGCCAGGAGGCCGATCCAGGCAGGCACCCGCGAGACGGAGGCACACCACCATGCCCAGCACATCAGACACGACCAGCACGTCCGACGCGACCAGTACGTCCGACGCGACCAGCTCCGACACGTCCGGCCCCACCGGGCAGCCCCCCGCCCCTCAGGTCTGGCCCACCCTGCGTGCCCACGACGCCCGGTCTTTGATCCGCTTCCTCGTCGACGCCTTCGGCTTCGAGGAGACCGTGGTGTACGGCGAAGGCGACGTGGTCCAGCACGCCCAGCTCAGCTGGCCCGAGGGCGGCGGCATCATGCTGGGATCGGTCCGTGAGGAGCACGAGCCCGGTACGGGCCCGACGCCGCCCGGTGCCTTCAGCGCCTACGTCGTCACCGCCGACCCGGACTCCGTCCACGCCCGCGCCAGGGCCGCCGGCGCCGACATCACCGCAGACCTGCACGTCACCGACTACGGCTCCCGCGACTTCGCCGCACGCGACCCGGAAGGCAACAGGTGGAACTTCGGTACCTATCGTGGCGAACCACGCTGAACCGCACGGCGTGAGTTTGCCCACGCCACCCCGGTGTGCCATGGGGGCCGACCAGGGAGTTGTCGCACGCCGTACCCTCCCTCGCCGCGGACGTCACAGCCGTCGTTCACCGCGTGCGGGCACACTTGGGCATGCGCTGCTGCCTGTCCGCTCCCCTCGCCGCCCTGCAGACCCTGCCCGATCCCTGTCAGGTCCTGCGGTCCGGCGCCCTCCTCACGCCCGCCCTGCTGCGGACGGCCGCCGATGCCCTGCGCGGATCGGCGGGCCGCGGCAGGCATCGTCACCGTGACGGCCTGGCCGCGATCCATCTGGAGCTCGTCACCCTGGCCGAGGACCGCGCCGTCGTCACCTGGTACACGGGAGTGCCCGGCAGCGACGACGGCCTGGGCCACATGCTGCCCGCGGTCACGGAGGGCGAGGTCGTCTACGGCACCCGCCCCGGCCGCCTCAACCGCGTCGCGGCGGAGGAGGGGCCGGTGGCGCACCACTACGTGGAGCTGACGGACCTGGAGCCTGGGCAGACGTACTACTACCAGGCCCGCTCGCGGGGTGTGGCCGCGACACCCACCCCGCTGCATCTGGTCCGCGGCAACGCCGTCGGCACCAACCGGCACGGCCTCGGCTCGGGCGGCGGCCCGTACTCGTTCACCACACCGCAGCCGCCGCCGGGGCGGCATCTGCTGTCGATCGCGCTCTGCAACGACCTGCACCTGGGTGAGACGACCGCCGGTCTGGTGACCGGCGTTCCCCTGCTGCGCGGGGTGCGACAGGAGCAGGGACTGGCGCCGTATCCGGAGATCATGAGCCGCGCGGTGGTCGAGGAGGCCCGGCTGCGGGGAGCGGACGTGCTGCTGGCCGCCGGGGACATCTCGGCCGGCGGCGGGGCACAGGACCTGGCCGAGGCCAAGCGGATCCTGGACGGTTTCGGCATCCACGGCAGGGACTACTTCGTCGTCCGCGGAAACCACGACCGCCCCGGGCACGGCAACTGCCGCTCCTGTGCCGGCGGTTGCGGCGACTCCTTCCGCGACGGGTTTCTCGACGGCGACGGGCCGTCGTACTTCTCCCGCGACCTCGGCGGTCTGCGGATCGTCGGGCTCGACACCTACGAGAAGGACGGGAACGGCGCCGACTCGGGCGGCCTCGGCGGTGAGCAACTGTCGTGGTTCCGGGCCCGGTTGAGGGAGGCCAAGGACCAGCCCACCGTGGTGTTCGGGCATCATCCGCTGGCCGTGCGGGACTCCGTCTTCCCGGTGACGGGCGGGCAGCGCCTCGGCCGTCGTCAGGCCCGTTCCATCCTCGACGCCTATGCCGGCGCACCCGGCGTCTTCCTCCATCACGCGGGCCACACCCACCGCAACAAGCGCACGGTGCTGCCGCAGGCCCCGCACGTCACGATGCAGGAGGTCAGTGCGGTCAAGGAGTACCCCGGCGGCTTCTGCCTGGTGCGGATCCATTCGGGCGGGTTCGCCGTCAACCACTACAAGGCGCGCGGTGCCGCGGCCCGCGAATGGGGCGAGCGCAGCCGCCGCGTGGCC
Coding sequences:
- a CDS encoding metallophosphoesterase family protein, with protein sequence MRCCLSAPLAALQTLPDPCQVLRSGALLTPALLRTAADALRGSAGRGRHRHRDGLAAIHLELVTLAEDRAVVTWYTGVPGSDDGLGHMLPAVTEGEVVYGTRPGRLNRVAAEEGPVAHHYVELTDLEPGQTYYYQARSRGVAATPTPLHLVRGNAVGTNRHGLGSGGGPYSFTTPQPPPGRHLLSIALCNDLHLGETTAGLVTGVPLLRGVRQEQGLAPYPEIMSRAVVEEARLRGADVLLAAGDISAGGGAQDLAEAKRILDGFGIHGRDYFVVRGNHDRPGHGNCRSCAGGCGDSFRDGFLDGDGPSYFSRDLGGLRIVGLDTYEKDGNGADSGGLGGEQLSWFRARLREAKDQPTVVFGHHPLAVRDSVFPVTGGQRLGRRQARSILDAYAGAPGVFLHHAGHTHRNKRTVLPQAPHVTMQEVSAVKEYPGGFCLVRIHSGGFAVNHYKARGAAAREWGERSRRVAAGLWPHHALGRSVADRNSMTVRDLSGITRPANRLSLQAP
- a CDS encoding helix-turn-helix domain-containing protein is translated as MLGAVVREVHDKVREAPGWAARFAVVDDWLVRRMSLHNGTGPVPAAPVAGAWQRLLSAGGRLRVDKLAADAGVSERHLRNRFRAEIGLTPKAAARVIRFDLARRRLASRPCRPDLAGLAADCGYADQSHLDREFAALASCSPSDWLAQEFRNIQSGHVPPA
- a CDS encoding VOC family protein; the encoded protein is MPSTSDTTSTSDATSTSDATSSDTSGPTGQPPAPQVWPTLRAHDARSLIRFLVDAFGFEETVVYGEGDVVQHAQLSWPEGGGIMLGSVREEHEPGTGPTPPGAFSAYVVTADPDSVHARARAAGADITADLHVTDYGSRDFAARDPEGNRWNFGTYRGEPR